In Thermodesulfovibrionales bacterium, the following proteins share a genomic window:
- a CDS encoding septum formation initiator family protein produces MTSQNLLRRQVASEIRKRRLIFSTIILLSLLYLGANFFFGNVGFLKYLELRDKKVHLEKELRDIETRNEHLRSEVKMFNENPFYIEKHARENFGMAKPDELIFKYDR; encoded by the coding sequence ATGACGAGCCAGAACCTCCTGAGAAGACAGGTCGCATCGGAGATTAGGAAGAGACGTCTCATATTCTCGACCATCATTCTCCTCAGCCTTCTCTATCTCGGCGCCAATTTCTTCTTCGGCAACGTCGGCTTCCTGAAGTATCTCGAACTCCGTGACAAAAAGGTTCACCTCGAAAAAGAACTTCGGGACATCGAGACGAGGAATGAACATCTTCGCTCCGAGGTGAAGATGTTCAACGAAAACCCCTTCTACATCGAGAAACACGCCCGCGAGAATTTCGGCATGGCCAAGCCTGACGAACTGATCTTCAAGTATGACCGCTAG
- the eno gene encoding phosphopyruvate hydratase, translating into MGKIVKIKALEILDSRGNPTIQVEVVLDSYASGKAAVPSGASTGEREALELRDGEKTRYHGKGVLFAVRNIMEEIAPNLEGLESTNQAYIDNLMIGLDGTENKSRLGANAVLGVSLAVCRASAIEADIPLYRYIGGCNARELPVPMMNILNGGVHADNNLDIQEFMIMPAGLPDMRSAVRAGAEVFQSLKSLLKRSKLNTAVGDEGGFAPSLKSNEEAIRLIIRAIEESGYVPGRDISIALDVAASEFFTEKGYAFEGKNHSSDAMIAYYEKLMNRYPILSIEDGLSERDWKGWKRLTQKLGRAVQLVGDDIFVTNTKIIGEGIRQKIANSVLIKLNQIGTLTETLDAIEMSKRAGYTAVVSHRSGETEDTTIADLAVACNTGLIKTGSLSRSDRVAKYNRLMEIEDELSRSALYKGKDALYNIAR; encoded by the coding sequence ATGGGAAAGATTGTAAAGATCAAGGCTCTGGAGATACTTGACTCAAGGGGAAATCCGACCATCCAGGTCGAGGTCGTCCTCGACAGCTACGCCTCGGGCAAGGCAGCGGTGCCGTCAGGAGCGTCGACAGGCGAGAGGGAGGCTCTCGAATTGAGGGATGGTGAAAAGACTCGATACCACGGGAAGGGTGTTCTTTTTGCTGTGAGGAACATCATGGAAGAGATCGCACCAAACCTTGAGGGCCTTGAATCGACGAACCAGGCTTATATCGACAATCTTATGATAGGACTTGACGGGACCGAGAACAAATCCCGCCTCGGCGCAAATGCCGTTCTCGGTGTCTCTCTCGCAGTATGCCGGGCGTCCGCGATTGAGGCTGACATTCCCCTCTACCGTTACATCGGTGGCTGCAACGCAAGAGAACTGCCCGTGCCGATGATGAACATCCTCAACGGCGGCGTCCATGCAGACAACAATCTTGACATACAGGAGTTCATGATTATGCCGGCGGGACTGCCCGACATGAGATCTGCTGTACGTGCTGGCGCAGAGGTCTTCCAGAGTCTCAAATCTCTCCTGAAGAGAAGCAAACTCAACACCGCTGTCGGTGACGAAGGAGGCTTCGCTCCCAGCCTGAAATCAAATGAAGAGGCGATACGGTTGATCATCCGTGCCATCGAGGAGTCCGGTTACGTGCCGGGGAGGGACATATCGATAGCCCTCGATGTGGCGGCCTCCGAGTTCTTTACCGAAAAGGGATACGCCTTCGAAGGCAAGAACCATTCATCGGACGCCATGATCGCTTACTATGAAAAGCTCATGAACCGTTATCCCATCCTCTCGATCGAGGACGGTCTTTCGGAAAGGGACTGGAAGGGCTGGAAGCGCTTGACGCAGAAACTCGGAAGGGCTGTGCAGCTTGTGGGTGACGACATCTTCGTCACGAATACGAAGATCATCGGGGAAGGGATCAGGCAGAAGATCGCCAACTCCGTCCTCATCAAGCTGAACCAGATAGGCACCCTTACCGAGACACTCGACGCAATCGAGATGTCGAAGAGGGCCGGGTACACAGCAGTCGTCTCCCACCGTTCGGGAGAGACGGAAGATACAACGATAGCAGACCTTGCCGTTGCCTGCAACACCGGTCTCATCAAGACCGGCTCCCTATCGAGGAGTGACAGGGTAGCAAAGTATAACCGCCTCATGGAGATCGAGGACGAGCTGTCGCGTTCCGCATTGTACAAGGGAAAGGATGCATTGTATAATATAGCGAGATGA
- a CDS encoding glycoside hydrolase family 57 protein, with translation MTASPLYIAFLWHMHQPYYKDPFTGVYRLPWVRLHGTKDYLDMAAMLGDYPEIRQTFNLVPSLLEQICDYTEKNATDLFLDAARRRASDLSEQDRIFLLENYYFANWDTMIKPFPRFYELLVKRGLTFSKADLTRTIRYFTTNDFLDLQVLFNLTWIDPMFREGDPFLRELVAKGRDYTEEEKDRLIERQMSILKEIIPKYRELSQRGQIELSTTPFYHPILPLLWNTDIARDPTPDVRLPRKRFSFPEDAKQQIRMALDYFEKIFDRRPSGMWPSEGSVSEDVARVIRAEGIEWIATDEDILARSLKEDLRGPSGNLLNPSVLYSAHDFAGLSLIFRDHRISDLLGFAYAGWDPKTAAADLINRFLQIQGSLPSGGPHILPVILDGENAWEYYKNDGNDFFRYLYEGLSGNERLITTTISEFLKREKKRRRLDHLAAGSWIYANFSVWIGHEEDNTSWDYLTEAREHLEQFRKSHPEKNLDSAWKSLYVAEGSDWNWWYGDDHSTDLAEEFDELYRVNLMKVYRETGGDVPPHLSVPVLREDRTLKPAVEIRGFVHPRIDGIMTSYFEWYQGAHIDVGKSGGSMHMTESFISRIYYGFDQSTLFVRVDPKKTFDDLPEGAHLSIHITQPFPFKVTVSLRNGAKATLFSKSDGEWRAVKAVEGVAVDEILECAIPFQDIKAKERDELNLFLSIEREGKEIERCPWRGYVTVTVPTADFEAMMWY, from the coding sequence ATGACCGCTAGCCCCCTTTACATCGCTTTTCTCTGGCATATGCATCAACCCTATTACAAAGACCCCTTTACAGGAGTTTACCGGCTCCCCTGGGTGAGGCTCCACGGCACCAAGGACTATCTCGACATGGCCGCCATGCTCGGGGACTACCCCGAGATACGCCAGACCTTCAACCTCGTGCCTTCCCTCCTCGAACAGATCTGCGACTATACCGAGAAGAACGCGACGGATCTCTTTCTCGATGCAGCGCGCAGAAGGGCTTCGGACCTTTCTGAACAGGACAGGATCTTCCTCCTTGAGAATTATTACTTCGCCAACTGGGACACCATGATAAAGCCCTTTCCGAGGTTTTATGAACTCCTCGTCAAGAGGGGCCTCACTTTTTCGAAGGCCGATCTCACCAGGACGATACGGTATTTCACAACGAACGATTTCCTCGATCTCCAGGTTCTCTTCAACCTCACATGGATAGATCCCATGTTCAGAGAGGGAGACCCCTTTCTCAGGGAGCTTGTTGCAAAGGGGAGAGACTATACGGAGGAAGAGAAGGATCGCCTGATCGAGAGGCAGATGTCGATCCTGAAAGAGATCATCCCTAAGTACCGGGAGTTGTCTCAACGGGGCCAAATAGAACTATCCACAACCCCCTTCTATCATCCTATCCTTCCCCTCCTCTGGAATACCGACATTGCAAGGGACCCGACACCTGACGTGAGATTGCCGAGAAAGCGCTTTTCTTTCCCCGAGGACGCAAAACAACAGATAAGAATGGCTCTGGACTATTTCGAAAAGATCTTCGACCGCAGACCTTCCGGCATGTGGCCTTCTGAGGGTTCGGTGAGCGAGGACGTGGCAAGGGTGATTCGCGCCGAGGGGATCGAGTGGATCGCCACGGACGAAGATATTCTTGCCCGTTCCCTGAAGGAAGACCTGAGAGGACCCTCGGGGAACCTTCTGAACCCGTCGGTCCTGTATTCTGCCCATGACTTTGCAGGTCTCTCGCTGATCTTCAGAGACCACAGGATATCTGACCTCCTCGGATTTGCCTATGCAGGATGGGACCCGAAGACTGCCGCCGCGGACCTCATAAACAGATTCCTCCAGATCCAGGGTTCTCTTCCGTCAGGGGGACCCCATATCCTTCCGGTGATCCTTGACGGAGAAAATGCCTGGGAGTATTACAAGAATGACGGCAACGACTTCTTCCGGTATCTCTACGAAGGACTTTCAGGGAACGAACGGCTCATAACGACGACGATTTCCGAGTTCCTGAAGAGAGAAAAAAAGAGAAGAAGGCTTGACCATCTCGCAGCCGGTTCCTGGATCTATGCGAACTTCAGTGTCTGGATAGGCCACGAGGAGGATAACACCTCCTGGGATTATCTCACGGAGGCACGGGAGCACCTCGAACAGTTCCGGAAGAGCCACCCCGAAAAAAACCTCGATTCAGCTTGGAAGTCTTTATACGTTGCCGAGGGAAGCGACTGGAACTGGTGGTACGGTGACGACCATTCCACCGATCTTGCCGAGGAATTTGATGAACTTTACAGGGTAAACCTCATGAAGGTCTACCGGGAAACGGGCGGGGACGTGCCTCCGCACCTCTCTGTCCCTGTTCTCAGAGAAGACAGGACCCTGAAGCCGGCGGTCGAAATACGAGGGTTCGTTCATCCAAGGATAGACGGGATCATGACGAGTTACTTTGAATGGTACCAGGGGGCCCACATCGACGTCGGAAAGTCGGGGGGGAGCATGCATATGACCGAAAGCTTCATATCGAGGATCTACTACGGCTTCGATCAGAGTACCCTTTTTGTCCGTGTCGACCCCAAGAAGACCTTTGATGACCTTCCCGAAGGAGCACATCTCTCCATACATATCACACAGCCCTTTCCTTTCAAAGTGACCGTCTCCCTGAGAAACGGTGCGAAGGCCACGCTCTTCAGCAAGAGCGACGGCGAGTGGCGCGCGGTCAAGGCGGTCGAGGGCGTTGCCGTTGATGAGATTCTCGAATGCGCCATTCCCTTTCAGGACATAAAGGCCAAGGAGCGTGATGAGCTGAATCTCTTCCTTTCGATAGAGAGAGAGGG